A DNA window from Caretta caretta isolate rCarCar2 chromosome 7, rCarCar1.hap1, whole genome shotgun sequence contains the following coding sequences:
- the FOXI2 gene encoding forkhead box protein I2 encodes MNSFGQQPANPQSAPLQHPNAQDLLDMAVYCDNLMYPQNLHHHHHPQRPSAHPAGYGLSEYSPPAANPYLWINGPAINASPYLSGNNGASFIPSGYGTSQRQFLAPASGFAGADLSWLSLSSQQEFFKMVRPPYSYSALIAMAIQNAPEKKLTLSQIYQYVAENFPFYKKSKAGWQNSIRHNLSLNDCFKKVPRDEDDPGKGNYWTLDPNCEKMFDNGNFRRKRKRRSEAHGSSAPGAPDKAEDKSGGALKSPDSSGLVGLGSPAPQHSPAAGSRPKSSPTPALQRSPCFSSFASNMQAIVHGNQAFARQLSGGLAGEFSAGRQDVPAPNSCSASSSGTENSELSPLAHSRMNGCASGQPSGLINSFSVNHRIYSRDGTEV; translated from the exons ATGAACTCTTTTGGGCAGCAGCCCGCAAATCCACAGTCGGCCCCCCTCCAGCATCCCAATGCACAGGATTTACTGGACATGGCGGTGTACTGTGATAACCTAATGTACCCGCAAAACctgcaccaccatcaccacccacaGAGGCCATCAGCTCATCCAGCAGGCTATGGGCTGAGCGAATATAGCCCCCCAGCAGCGAACCCCTACCTCTGGATCAATGGACCTGCCATCAACGCGTCTCCTTATCTCTCTGGGAATAATGGGGCTTCTTTCATCCCCTCAGGTTATGGGACCAGTCAGAGACAGTTCCTGGCCCCTGCCTCAGGCTTTGCAGGGGCAGATCTCAGCTGGTTGTCTCTCTCCAGCCAGCAGGAGTTTTTTAAAATGGTGAGGCCCCCCTACTCCTACTCGGCTCTGATAGCGATGGCCATCCAAAACGCTCCGGAGAAGAAGTTGACCTTGAGTCAGATTTACCAGTACGTGGCCGAAAACTTCCCTTTTTACAAGAAGAGCAAAGCTGGCTGGCAGAACTCCATCAGGCACAACCTGTCCCTCAACGACTGCTTTAAGAAAGTGCCCAGGGATGAAGACGATCCAG GGAAAGGCAATTACTGGACCCTAGACCCGAACTGCGAGAAAATGTTCGACAACGGCAATTTTCGAAGGAAGAGGAAAAGGCGGTCGGAGGCTCATGGGTCCAGCGCCCCGGGAGCGCCCGACAAAGCGGAAGACAAGAGCGGCGGTGCCTTGAAGTCTCCAGACTCCTCCGGcctggtgggcctgggctcccctgcaCCGCAGCACTCTCCCGCCGCCGGGAGCCGGCCCAAATCCTCCCCCACGCCGGCGCTCCAGCGGAGCCCGTGTTTCTCCAGCTTTGCCTCCAACATGCAAGCCATTGTCCATGGGAACCAGGCCTTCGCGAGGCAGCTCTCGGGAGGGCTGGCGGGCGAGTTTTCAGCCGGGAGGCAAGATGTGCCTGCTCCGAATTCCTGCTCCGCTTCCAGCAGCGGCACTGAGAACTCCGAACTGAGTCCCCTGGCCCACTCGAGAATGAACGGCTGTGCCAGCGGCCAGCCAAGTGGGCTCATTAACAGCTTCAGCGTCAATCATCGGATTTACAGCAGGGACGGGACAGAAGTTTGA